In the genome of Paenibacillus sp. FSL R5-0766, one region contains:
- a CDS encoding LysR family transcriptional regulator, with the protein MELLQLKYFLTVARCEHVTEAAGKLHVTQSSLSKTIQRLEDDLGVPLFDRIGRKLRLNDFGRTFLQRTEKALFELEQGKREIADLSNPDQGTLQLAVTTASTLPGILREFRKNKPDIQFHVQMVSLENMSRLLHRGEVDFCLSSPPIQGDDIECQILYDDPIVVAVPMGHRYADRSSIQLTELKDERFVGVKQGYGVRDMVDSVCQSVGFVPKYVYEGDEPARLTALVEAEIGLAFIPSTARNPHERIRYLQVEEHKLVREIALLSHKNRYISKAALEFRSVVMDYFNAMP; encoded by the coding sequence ATGGAACTTCTTCAACTAAAATATTTCCTGACGGTGGCCCGATGCGAACATGTTACGGAAGCTGCAGGAAAGCTGCATGTCACGCAATCCTCCCTGAGCAAAACGATACAACGATTAGAGGATGACCTGGGAGTCCCTTTATTTGATCGTATCGGGAGAAAGCTGCGATTAAATGACTTTGGAAGAACATTTCTTCAGCGAACTGAAAAAGCTTTATTTGAATTGGAACAAGGAAAGCGGGAAATCGCTGACCTCTCCAACCCGGATCAGGGTACACTGCAATTGGCGGTGACTACGGCAAGTACTTTGCCAGGTATACTGCGGGAATTCCGGAAAAACAAACCGGACATTCAATTTCATGTGCAAATGGTTTCGTTAGAAAACATGTCCAGACTTCTACATCGGGGCGAGGTGGACTTTTGTCTCTCCTCCCCTCCGATTCAAGGTGACGATATCGAATGTCAGATCCTATATGACGATCCGATTGTAGTCGCTGTTCCTATGGGTCATCGATATGCAGATCGAAGCAGCATTCAATTAACCGAGCTTAAGGACGAGCGGTTTGTTGGGGTGAAGCAAGGGTATGGGGTTCGTGATATGGTAGATTCCGTATGTCAATCCGTTGGTTTTGTACCGAAGTATGTATATGAAGGTGATGAGCCTGCAAGATTAACAGCCCTTGTTGAAGCGGAGATCGGTCTCGCGTTTATACCTAGCACAGCCAGAAACCCGCATGAGCGCATTAGATATCTTCAGGTAGAGGAACACAAGCTCGTTCGGGAAATCGCTCTACTTTCGCACAAAAACAGATATATTTCCAAAGCCGCTTTAGAGTTTCGCAGCGTAGTTATGGACTATTTCAATGCTATGCCATGA
- a CDS encoding MFS transporter — MNIRNKGLMLAVGLGIMLNPLNSSMISVAISRLQQVYQLNFTAVSWIILSFYIASAVAQPVMGKCSDLFGRRKIFLMGLIIVFVSSMLAPWSPSFSWLIVFRIVQSIGTSMMVAVGMAIVRINVTDKQASALSTLAIFLSGAAAIGPFIGGVLIHWWDWHSIFIVNIPFVMASFWFAWKTIPKDEQSPSISGHMSIRKWLALIDAPGILMFTVALVTLLIGLLSVYSTGDISTWHLLTGAIGLIALVMFIRHELKADTPFIPLRTFATYPEMTWVNVQYMLVNILFYALFFGVPTYLKQIRHLNEVHTGMSMLALGLCSVIIAPIAGRWIDRSGTRPALIVSASLMTFGSILIVVMNETSPIFIIIVALALFGISNGLNAVGMQAALFKSTPKEMIGVASGIFNTSRYLGTILSSLFIGIVMGDTFNVTGFHMLGIILTVLAASLIIMSVRREAGAVSPEQVSK; from the coding sequence ATGAACATTCGAAATAAAGGATTGATGTTAGCTGTTGGACTCGGAATTATGTTGAATCCGTTGAATTCCTCCATGATTTCTGTGGCAATCTCCAGGTTACAACAAGTGTATCAACTTAATTTTACAGCCGTCTCGTGGATTATTTTATCATTTTACATTGCTAGTGCTGTCGCTCAACCCGTCATGGGCAAGTGTAGTGATTTGTTTGGCCGCAGGAAGATTTTCCTCATGGGTCTTATTATTGTTTTTGTATCGTCCATGCTAGCTCCGTGGTCTCCCAGTTTTTCGTGGCTCATCGTATTCCGGATCGTTCAATCGATTGGCACAAGCATGATGGTGGCCGTCGGAATGGCGATTGTCAGAATTAACGTGACTGACAAGCAAGCCTCCGCCTTGTCCACCTTGGCTATATTCCTTTCTGGAGCGGCTGCGATCGGGCCCTTTATTGGTGGAGTATTGATTCATTGGTGGGACTGGCATAGCATATTCATCGTTAATATTCCGTTTGTCATGGCAAGCTTTTGGTTCGCCTGGAAAACAATCCCGAAGGACGAGCAATCCCCGTCTATCTCTGGTCACATGTCCATTCGGAAATGGCTTGCGTTAATTGACGCACCAGGCATCCTGATGTTTACGGTAGCCTTGGTCACTCTCCTCATCGGTTTACTTTCAGTATATTCCACAGGAGATATTTCAACATGGCATCTGCTGACAGGAGCGATCGGGTTAATCGCACTCGTTATGTTCATTCGACATGAATTAAAAGCAGACACGCCTTTCATCCCTCTGCGAACCTTTGCCACATATCCCGAGATGACTTGGGTGAATGTGCAATACATGCTGGTAAATATCCTGTTTTACGCACTATTTTTTGGAGTTCCTACGTATTTGAAGCAGATACGACATCTCAATGAAGTTCATACAGGAATGAGCATGCTAGCTTTGGGGTTATGTTCAGTCATTATTGCTCCGATCGCAGGGCGCTGGATTGACAGATCAGGAACACGGCCAGCGCTGATCGTATCCGCTTCTTTAATGACATTTGGCTCTATATTGATCGTTGTTATGAATGAAACTTCTCCAATCTTCATCATCATTGTTGCCTTAGCTTTATTTGGAATAAGTAACGGCCTAAACGCGGTTGGCATGCAAGCTGCTCTGTTCAAAAGCACACCCAAAGAAATGATTGGAGTCGCATCGGGTATTTTTAATACATCACGCTACCTGGGGACCATCTTATCGTCGTTATTCATTGGAATTGTTATGGGAGATACATTTAATGTGACAGGATTTCACATGCTTGGAATCATCCTTACGGTATTAGCTGCATCACTGATCATCATGAGTGTACGTCGCGAGGCAGGTGCGGTGAGTCCGGAGCAAGTAAGCAAGTAA
- a CDS encoding sigma-70 family RNA polymerase sigma factor, whose amino-acid sequence MQRSVPQLGDHVMKVYETYADTLFRIAMVHLGRREDAEEATQDTFIKLIEKAPTFNDAEHQKAWLIRVITNHCKSLLGRGWRKREVKLEGVDPLTTDNPEDHALIELVLSLPVKYRSVVHLYYYEDYPIREISEILEISESAVKMRLKRGRQLLKLELEGEEL is encoded by the coding sequence ATGCAGCGATCAGTGCCCCAGCTGGGCGATCATGTGATGAAAGTTTATGAGACATACGCAGATACGCTGTTCCGGATTGCCATGGTGCACCTCGGCAGACGGGAAGACGCGGAGGAAGCCACTCAGGATACCTTCATCAAACTAATAGAAAAAGCCCCTACGTTCAACGATGCGGAGCATCAGAAAGCATGGTTGATTCGGGTCATCACCAATCATTGCAAATCCTTATTAGGCAGAGGCTGGCGTAAACGGGAGGTCAAGCTGGAGGGAGTCGATCCTCTTACAACAGACAACCCTGAAGATCACGCGCTGATCGAACTCGTGCTGTCACTGCCTGTCAAGTATAGATCAGTGGTTCATCTGTATTATTACGAAGATTATCCGATCCGAGAAATCAGCGAGATCCTGGAGATTAGCGAATCAGCGGTGAAAATGAGATTGAAACGTGGCAGACAGCTGTTAAAACTGGAGCTGGAAGGAGAGGAACTGTAA
- a CDS encoding GNAT family N-acetyltransferase produces MILKAEKFDYISETERLVIRPLQKEDYENWLYEFENRHPSQHRHDKGKMDMSECTLDWFRDLVDRHQELARTDAVYVFGVFRKHDGTHLGMIDIATLARDDFQWGSFGYTIHNQYWRKGYGKEAVNEALHIAFEHLKFHRIEAHINVDNTPSMKLAESVGMEFECLRKGFIHENNEWTDHLVYYKNSN; encoded by the coding sequence TTGATATTAAAAGCAGAAAAATTTGATTATATTTCAGAGACAGAACGGCTAGTCATCCGACCATTACAGAAAGAAGACTATGAAAATTGGTTATATGAATTCGAAAACCGTCATCCATCCCAACACCGTCATGATAAAGGCAAAATGGATATGAGTGAATGCACACTGGATTGGTTTCGTGATCTGGTAGATCGACATCAAGAGTTAGCGCGTACAGATGCCGTTTATGTATTTGGTGTGTTTAGAAAGCATGATGGTACACATCTGGGTATGATTGATATTGCTACCTTGGCGAGAGATGATTTTCAATGGGGAAGCTTCGGATACACGATCCATAATCAGTATTGGCGAAAAGGTTATGGGAAAGAAGCAGTGAATGAAGCTCTTCATATTGCATTTGAACATCTGAAATTCCACCGCATAGAAGCTCATATTAATGTGGATAATACCCCTTCCATGAAACTAGCAGAGAGTGTTGGTATGGAATTTGAATGTCTACGTAAAGGGTTTATACACGAAAATAATGAATGGACCGATCACTTGGTGTATTACAAAAATTCTAATTAA